In Oryzias melastigma strain HK-1 linkage group LG16, ASM292280v2, whole genome shotgun sequence, a single genomic region encodes these proteins:
- the kif16ba gene encoding kinesin-like protein KIF16B isoform X3: MMCVSRLQCSHVPTDTISWSGVFTELQVEFTLREMDLSSRSIIRMEGSKTSIINLKITDGLAGEPARENIRTFTYDFSYDSSDCQSSAFVSQEKVFVDLGSDVLKAAFEGYNACVFAYGQTGSGKSFTMMGAPGDAGLIPRICEGLFSRISDSSRCDEASFRTEVSYLEIYNERVRDLLRRKSTQTYNLRVREHPKDGPYVEDLSKHLVQNYSDVEELMEAGNINRTTASTGMNDVSSRSHAIFTINFTQAKFDAEMPSETVSKIHLVDLAGSERADATGATGVRLKEGGNINKSLVTLGNVISALADMAQDAANTNLKKKSVFVPYRDSVLTWLLKDSLGGNSKTIMIATISPADVNYGETLSTLRYANRAKNIINKPTVNEDANVRLIRELQAEIARLKALLVQGNQIALLDSPTALSMEEKLHQNEARVLELTKEWTNKWNETQNILKEETLALRKEGIGVVLDSELPHLIGIDDDLLSTGIILYHLKEGRTFVGREDASTEQDIVLHGLDLESEHCVFENQSGTVVLVPLGGAQCSVNGVQVTEPVQLNQGAVILLGRTNMFRFNHPKEAAKLREKRKSGLLSSLSLSMTDLSRSCENLSTVMLYNPGLEFERQQREELEKLEVKRRLINEMEAKQQSEKAELERLQQEVESQRKESEKVQQRILRQEESLRHRSQDIESRLQDFLAKKERFEEEKRSEIWSSRKLQQEDESEEEQERRRQREAAEQRDIYRELERLNKEREEQRLRLHMERRRLEEQEREQLSLVGKLEEQLREKQEAASTLLTREDAQLLEEEQRTLADIREALLRAKEAAERTEDAGEEARAAQTRYRAFKEAQMKELTQKEEGLQQQKERLEQEVAAERTSLLMLSQSLKERQDASPVCQEEQLLRQGEQRLHFKERQLADLEESLLPALVEEKLRAMEVLQRSSDNHRSSPGLDNTLYQVEKELEDKEERLHLHWSSAQQLQQLQETYEFTTNVARQEEKVRRKEKEILESREKQQREAMEQAVSRLERRHSALRRSLSLEPDPEEPRSSTAEEVDQQRVEQEIQKLRQRISEGDAHGRTPEEKTGGSPVSHMQSLNSLLPLSDDRINAYIEEEVQRRLRRLNLLKGSREGPPSPESLNEEQQEEQQEEQQEVSLRSSVRSQLKRDEKLQSPNSWRLKSETAHQTSCRASCRAFSRASCRASCRASSRASCRASSRASCRASCRASCRASSRASCRGSSRASCLTPQRLQTSCSPEVQENMLVQPDRGEPAAEAGSLRGGEVPPGNMETNRPDGSGEGWRRSASCEEEELLKGTSSCSMETLETRRNEAREAESEFLGPDGVSSEQEVNLQTKPEKEAKNFLNLRSSVWTSSSEQEPRRDLPELRSNPDSGPGSGPGPGSGSGEHRGEEDEPPTFSSFVWESFSRVRSRFLWGGAESGPTDPPLTSVLRVPGKQEVDAAEAAPRSSDCVDSFSGRLSLACRHAGRRLEDARRGILGLAQMKAAVTQYLTRGHPPRHVAAERGGSGRAPVVVGWPEGAASSVWNTPPQVFSQELVQFPAALRRIQTLPQQRLLEELDSLTPPLTVGRLLNVFWLQVANAAQPRPQPACLLLTERHLTALSANAGGAMVVLHHLLLRDIKEVQVSLGGQHVRLCGAAPDAVLAVFTHSKGLTQALCGAVLKARAPAHLREAEPHPLLSGDLMLLSLDWTSRVPDLLLGDLCVTSRFKRVLADLLYIVHGNMRGAVRPPLADIRPLLYTSVRVDGAVLQLLLTDTHVCLLQEDGVFHPALRGASVVLPQPQFQELRLLERESIRCLFVRRSDVCFAVEMLFTNSQLRPSTGRAGQRRGSAEVPPSPGSSESWSLLFGCSSEAQLLINHLCL; this comes from the exons ATGATGTGTGTTTCCCGCCTTCAGTGCAGTCATGTACCGACAGACACGATCAGCTGGTCTGGGGTTTTCACTGAGCTGCAGGTGGAGTTTACTCTCAG GGAGATGGACCTGAGCTCCAGAAGCATCATCAGGATGGAAGGAAGCAAAACGTCCATCATCAACCTGAAG ATCACTGACGGCCTGGCGGGAGAACCCGCGAGGGAGAACATCAGAACCTTCACCTACGACTTCTCCTACGACTCCTCGGACTGTCAGAGCTCCGCCTTCGTTTCTCAGGAGAAG gtgtTCGTGGATCTGGGTTCTGACGTTCTGAAGGCGGCCTTTGAGGGCTACAACGCTTGTGTGTTTGCTTACGGTCAGACGGGTTCAGGGAAGTCCTTCACCATGATGGGCGCTCCG GGAGATGCGGGTTTGATTCCACGGATCTGCGAGGGTTTGTTCTCCAGGATCTCAGACTCGTCTCGATGTGATGAAGCTTCGTTCCGGACAGAAGTCAG CTACCTGGAGATTTACAACGAGCGAGTCAGAGACCTGCTGAGGAGAAAGTCCACCCAGACCTACAACCTGCGAGTGCGCGAGCATCCCAAAGACGGGCCGTACGTGGAAG ACCTGTCCAAACACCTGGTCCAGAACTACAGTGATGTTGAGGAGTTGATGGAGGCGGGAAACATCAACCGCACCACCGCCAGTACCGGCATGAACGACGTCAGCAGCCGGTCGCACGCCATCTTCACAATCAACTTCACGCAG gcCAAGTTTGACGCCGAGATGCCGAGTGAGACGGTCAGTAAGATCCACCTGGTGGACCTGGCGGGCAGCGAGCGCGCCGACGCCACCGGAGCCACCGGCGTGCGTCTGAAGGAGGGGGGGAACATCAACAAGTCTCTGGTGACGCTGGGGAACGTCATCTCCGCTCTTG CCGACATGGCGCAGGACGCCGCCAACACCAACCTGAAGAAGAAGTCGGTCTTCGTTCCCTACAGGGACTCGGTGCTGACGTGGCTGCTGAAGGACAGCCTGGGCGGGAACTCCAAGACCATCATGATCGCCA CCATTTCCCCCGCCGACGTAAACTACGGCGAGACGCTCAGCACCCTGCGCTACGCCAACCGAGCCAAGAACATCATCAACAAACCCACAGTCAACGAGGACGCCAACGTCAGGCTGATCCGGGAACTGCAGGCCGAGATCGCTCGACTGAAAGCTCTGCTGGTTCAGGGCAACCAG ATCGCTCTGCTGGACTCTCCCACCGCTCTGAGCATGGAGGAGAAGCTGCACCAGAACGAAGCCAGA GTTCTGGAGCTGACCAAGGAGTGGACCAACAAGTGGAATGAGACCCAGAACATCCTGAAG gAGGAGACGCTGGCACTGAGGAAGGAGGGCATCGGCGTGGTTCTGGACTCAGAGCTGCCCCACCTGATCGGCATCGATGACGACCTCCTGAGCACCGGCATCATCCTGTACCACCTGAAG GAGGGGCGGACGTTCGTGGGCCGGGAGGACGCGTCCACGGAGCAGGACATCG TTCTACACGGTCTGGACCTGGAGAGCGAACACTGCGTCTTTGAGAACCAAAGCGGAACGGTGGTTCTGGTTCCGCTCGGGGGAGCTCAGTGTTCGGTTAATGGAGTCCAAGTGACGGAACCGGTTCAGCTCAACCAAG GAGCGGTTATTTTGCTCGGCAGGACCAACATGTTTCGCTTCAACCACCCGAAGGAGGCGGCCAAACTGAGGGAGAAGCGTAAG AGCGGCCTGCTCTCCTCGCTCAGCCTGTCCATGACGGATCTGTCCAGGTCCTGTGAGAACCTGTCCACGGTGATGCTCTACAACCCGGG GTTGGAGTTTGAGCGACAGCAgagggaggagctggagaagctGGAGGTGAAACG GAGGCTCATAAATGAGATGGAGGCCAAGCAGCAGAGTGAGAAGGCGGAGCTGGAGCGCCTCCAGCAGGAGGTGGAGAGTCAGCGCAAGGAGTCGGAGAAGGTCCAGCAGCGCATCCTCCGGCAGGAGGAGAGCCTCCGCCACCGCAGCCAGGACATCGAGAGCCGCCTGCAGGACTTCCTCGCCAAGAAGGAGCGCTTCGAGGAGGAGAAGCGCTCAGAGATTTGGAGCAGCAggaagctgcagcaggaggacgagtctgaggaggagcaggagaggagGCGCCAGCGCGAGGCCGCGGAGCAGAGGGACATCTACAGAGAGCTGGAGAGGCTGAATAAGGAGCGAGAGGAGCAGAGGCTCCGCCTCCACATGGAGCGGCGCCGTTTGGAGGAGCAGGAGCGGGAGCAGCTGAGCCTGGTGGGGaagctggaggagcagctgagggAGAAGCAGGAGGCGGCCTCCACGCTGCTGACGCGGGAGGATGCTCAGctcctggaggaggagcagcgcACGCTGGCCGACATCCGAGAAGCTCTGCTCCGAGCCAAGGAGGCGGCGGAGCGCACGGAGGACGCCGGCGAGGAGGCCAGGGCCGCCCAGACGCGCTACCGGGCCTTCAAGGAGGCGCAGATGAAGGAGCTGACCCAGAAGGAGGAGGGGCTCCAGCAGCAGAAGGAGCGCCTGGAGCAGGAGGTGGCTGCTGAGCGCACCTCCCTGCTGATGCTCTCCCAGAGCCTGAAGGAGCGACAGGACGCCTCCCCCGTCTGCcaggaggagcagctcctcAGGCAGGGCGAGCAGCGCCTCCACTTCAAGGAACGGCAGCTGGCCGACCTGGAGGAGAGCCTCCTCCCTGCTCTGGTGGAGGAGAAGCTGAGAGCCATGGAGgtgctgcagaggagcagcGATAACCACCGAAGTTCTCCTGGTCTGGACAACACGCTGTACCAGGTggagaaggagctggaggacaaGGAGGAGCGCCTGCACCTCCACTGGAGCAGCgcccagcagctgcagcagctgcaggagaccTACGAGTTCACCACCAACGTGGCGCGGCAGGAGGAGAAGGTCCGGAGGAAGGAGAAGGAGATCCTGGAGTCCAGGGAGAAACAGCAGCGGGAGGCCATGGAGCAGGCGGTGAGCCGGCTGGAGAGGAGGCACTCGGCTCTGAGGCGTAGCCTGTCGCTGGAGCCGGACCCTGAGGAGCCGAGGAGCTCCACGGCGGAGGAGGTGGACCAGCAGAG AGTGGAGCAGGAGATCCAAAAGCTGCGGCAGAGGATCAGCGAGGGCGACGCCCACGGCCGAACTCCTGAGGAGAAGACGGGCGGCTCGCCGGTCAGCCACATGCAGAGCCTGAACTCGCTGCTGCCCCTGTCGGACGACAG GATCAACGCCTACATCGAGGAGGAGGTGCAGCGGCGGCTGAGGAGGCTGAACCTCCTGAAGGGCAGCAGAGAGGGCCCCCCCTCCCCAGAGTCTCTGAAT gaggagcagcaggaggagcagcaggaggagcagcaggaggttaGCCTCCGTAGCTCCGTTAGATCCCAGCTGAAG AGGGATGAGAAGCTGCAGAGCCCGAACTCCTGGAGGCTGAAATCTGAG ACAGCCCATCAGACCTCCTGCCGGGCCTCCTGCCGGGCCTTCTCCCGGGCCTCCTGCCGGGCCTCCTGCCGGGCCTCCTCCCGGGCCTCCTGCCGGGCCTCCTCCCGGGCCTCCTGCCGGGCCTCCTGCCGGGCCTCCTGCCGGGCCTCCTCCCGGGCCTCCTGCCGGGGCTCCTCCCGGGCCTCCTGCCTGACTCCCCAGCGGTTGCAAACCAGCTGTTCTCCTGAAGTCCAGGAAAACATGTTGGTACAACCGGACCGTGGAGAACCCGCCGCTGAGGCAGGAAGTCTGCGGGGGGGGGAGGTTCCTCCAGGAAACATGGAGACCAACAGACCTGATGGGAGTGGAGAAGGGTGGAGAAGGTCTGCCTcttgtgaggaggaggagcttctgaaGGGAACCTCCTCTTGCTCTATGGAAACACTGGAGACCCGGAGGAACGAGGCACGGGAGGCGGAGTCGGAGTTCTTGGGTCCTGATGGCGTCTCCTCGGAGCAGGAGGTGAACCTTCAGACCAAACCGGAGAAAGAAGCAAAGAACTTCCTGAACCTGAGGAGCTCCGTTTGGACGTCCAGTAGCGAGCAAGAACCGCGCAGAGACCTGCCCGAGCTCCGGTCCAACCCGGACTCCGGACCAGGTTCCGGTCCAGGTCCGGGTTCCGGTTCCGGCGAACACAGAGGTGAAGAGGACGAGCCACCGACCTTCAGCAGCTTTGTTTGGGAATCCTTCTCCAGAGTCAGGAGCCGGTTCCTGTGGGGCGGAGCCGAATCTGGACCCACCGATCCGCCTCTGACCTCCGTCCTCCGTGTTCCaggcaaacaggaagtggacgcTGCAGAGGCGGCGCCGCGCAGCAGCGACTGCGTGGATTCGTTCTCTGGGCGACTGTCTTTGGCGTGCAGACACGCCGGCAGACGCCTGGAGGACGCACGCCGCGGGATCCTGGGCCTCGCCCAGATGAAGGCCGCCGTCACACAGTACCTGACCCGGGGGCACCCGCCCCGCCACGTCGCAGCAGAGCGGGGGGGCAGCGGCAGGGCCCCCGTGGTGGTGGGCTGGCCCGAGGGCGCGGCCTCATCCGTCTGGAACACGCCCCCTCAGGTGTTCTCCCAGGAGCTGGTCCAGTTTCCTGCGGCGCTGCGGCGGATCCAGACGCTCCCTCAGCAGCGCCTCCTGGAGGAGTTGGACTCCCTCACCCCTCCTCTGACAGTCGGGAGGCTCCTGAATGTGTTTTGGCTGCAGGTGGCCAACGCCgcacagccccgcccacagccGGCGTGCCTGCTGCTGACGGAACGCCACCTGACGGCGCTGTCAGCCAATGCCGGCGGCGCCATGGTCGTTCTGCATCACCTCCTCCTGCGGGACATCAAGGAGGTGCAGGTCAGTCTGGGGGGACAACATGTCCGCCTGTGCGGCGCCGCCCCGGATGCCGTCCTGGCCGTCTTCACCCACAGCAAAGGTCTGACCCAGGCGCTGTGCGGCGCCGTCCTGAAGGCCCGAGCCCCCGCCCACCTGAGAGAGGCGGAGCCTCACCCGTTACTGTCCGGAGACCTCATGCTCCTCTCCCTGGACTGGACTTCTCGGGTTCCTGACCTGCTCCTGGGTGACCTCTGCGTGACCTCCAGATTCAAGCGGGTCCTGGCCGACCTGCTCTACATCGTCCACGGGAACATGCGTGGCGCCGTCAGGCCGCCGCTGGCCGACATCCGTCCTCTGCTGTACACAAGCGTCCGCGTGGACGGCGccgtcctccagctcctcctcaccGACACGCACGTGTGCCTCCTGCAGGAGGACGGCGTCTTCCATCCGGCGCTGCGGGGGGCCAGCGTGGTGCTCCCTCAGCCTCAGTTCCAGGAGCTCCGCCTCCTGGAGCGCGAGAGCATCAGGTGTCTGTTTGTGAGGAGAAGCGACGTCTGCTTTGCTGTAGAAATGCTTTTTACAAACTCTCAGCTCCGCCCTTCAACGGGGAGGGCGGGGCAGAGGCGGGGCTCGGCAGAAGTGCCCCCCTCCCCCGGTTCTTCTGAGAGCTGGAGCCTCCTCTTCGGCTGCTCCTCTGAAGCTCAGCTGCTCATCAATCATCTGTGTCTCTGA
- the kif16ba gene encoding kinesin-like protein KIF16B isoform X1: MMCVSRLQCSHVPTDTISWSGVFTELQVEFTLREMDLSSRSIIRMEGSKTSIINLKITDGLAGEPARENIRTFTYDFSYDSSDCQSSAFVSQEKVFVDLGSDVLKAAFEGYNACVFAYGQTGSGKSFTMMGAPGDAGLIPRICEGLFSRISDSSRCDEASFRTEVSYLEIYNERVRDLLRRKSTQTYNLRVREHPKDGPYVEDLSKHLVQNYSDVEELMEAGNINRTTASTGMNDVSSRSHAIFTINFTQAKFDAEMPSETVSKIHLVDLAGSERADATGATGVRLKEGGNINKSLVTLGNVISALADMAQDAANTNLKKKSVFVPYRDSVLTWLLKDSLGGNSKTIMIATISPADVNYGETLSTLRYANRAKNIINKPTVNEDANVRLIRELQAEIARLKALLVQGNQIALLDSPTALSMEEKLHQNEARVLELTKEWTNKWNETQNILKEETLALRKEGIGVVLDSELPHLIGIDDDLLSTGIILYHLKEGRTFVGREDASTEQDIVLHGLDLESEHCVFENQSGTVVLVPLGGAQCSVNGVQVTEPVQLNQGAVILLGRTNMFRFNHPKEAAKLREKRKSGLLSSLSLSMTDLSRSCENLSTVMLYNPGLFGAKAPVFLRLEFERQQREELEKLEVKRRLINEMEAKQQSEKAELERLQQEVESQRKESEKVQQRILRQEESLRHRSQDIESRLQDFLAKKERFEEEKRSEIWSSRKLQQEDESEEEQERRRQREAAEQRDIYRELERLNKEREEQRLRLHMERRRLEEQEREQLSLVGKLEEQLREKQEAASTLLTREDAQLLEEEQRTLADIREALLRAKEAAERTEDAGEEARAAQTRYRAFKEAQMKELTQKEEGLQQQKERLEQEVAAERTSLLMLSQSLKERQDASPVCQEEQLLRQGEQRLHFKERQLADLEESLLPALVEEKLRAMEVLQRSSDNHRSSPGLDNTLYQVEKELEDKEERLHLHWSSAQQLQQLQETYEFTTNVARQEEKVRRKEKEILESREKQQREAMEQAVSRLERRHSALRRSLSLEPDPEEPRSSTAEEVDQQRVEQEIQKLRQRISEGDAHGRTPEEKTGGSPVSHMQSLNSLLPLSDDRINAYIEEEVQRRLRRLNLLKGSREGPPSPESLNEEQQEEQQEEQQEVSLRSSVRSQLKRDEKLQSPNSWRLKSETAHQTSCRASCRAFSRASCRASCRASSRASCRASSRASCRASCRASCRASSRASCRGSSRASCLTPQRLQTSCSPEVQENMLVQPDRGEPAAEAGSLRGGEVPPGNMETNRPDGSGEGWRRSASCEEEELLKGTSSCSMETLETRRNEAREAESEFLGPDGVSSEQEVNLQTKPEKEAKNFLNLRSSVWTSSSEQEPRRDLPELRSNPDSGPGSGPGPGSGSGEHRGEEDEPPTFSSFVWESFSRVRSRFLWGGAESGPTDPPLTSVLRVPGKQEVDAAEAAPRSSDCVDSFSGRLSLACRHAGRRLEDARRGILGLAQMKAAVTQYLTRGHPPRHVAAERGGSGRAPVVVGWPEGAASSVWNTPPQVFSQELVQFPAALRRIQTLPQQRLLEELDSLTPPLTVGRLLNVFWLQVANAAQPRPQPACLLLTERHLTALSANAGGAMVVLHHLLLRDIKEVQVSLGGQHVRLCGAAPDAVLAVFTHSKGLTQALCGAVLKARAPAHLREAEPHPLLSGDLMLLSLDWTSRVPDLLLGDLCVTSRFKRVLADLLYIVHGNMRGAVRPPLADIRPLLYTSVRVDGAVLQLLLTDTHVCLLQEDGVFHPALRGASVVLPQPQFQELRLLERESIRCLFVRRSDVCFAVEMLFTNSQLRPSTGRAGQRRGSAEVPPSPGSSESWSLLFGCSSEAQLLINHLCL; this comes from the exons ATGATGTGTGTTTCCCGCCTTCAGTGCAGTCATGTACCGACAGACACGATCAGCTGGTCTGGGGTTTTCACTGAGCTGCAGGTGGAGTTTACTCTCAG GGAGATGGACCTGAGCTCCAGAAGCATCATCAGGATGGAAGGAAGCAAAACGTCCATCATCAACCTGAAG ATCACTGACGGCCTGGCGGGAGAACCCGCGAGGGAGAACATCAGAACCTTCACCTACGACTTCTCCTACGACTCCTCGGACTGTCAGAGCTCCGCCTTCGTTTCTCAGGAGAAG gtgtTCGTGGATCTGGGTTCTGACGTTCTGAAGGCGGCCTTTGAGGGCTACAACGCTTGTGTGTTTGCTTACGGTCAGACGGGTTCAGGGAAGTCCTTCACCATGATGGGCGCTCCG GGAGATGCGGGTTTGATTCCACGGATCTGCGAGGGTTTGTTCTCCAGGATCTCAGACTCGTCTCGATGTGATGAAGCTTCGTTCCGGACAGAAGTCAG CTACCTGGAGATTTACAACGAGCGAGTCAGAGACCTGCTGAGGAGAAAGTCCACCCAGACCTACAACCTGCGAGTGCGCGAGCATCCCAAAGACGGGCCGTACGTGGAAG ACCTGTCCAAACACCTGGTCCAGAACTACAGTGATGTTGAGGAGTTGATGGAGGCGGGAAACATCAACCGCACCACCGCCAGTACCGGCATGAACGACGTCAGCAGCCGGTCGCACGCCATCTTCACAATCAACTTCACGCAG gcCAAGTTTGACGCCGAGATGCCGAGTGAGACGGTCAGTAAGATCCACCTGGTGGACCTGGCGGGCAGCGAGCGCGCCGACGCCACCGGAGCCACCGGCGTGCGTCTGAAGGAGGGGGGGAACATCAACAAGTCTCTGGTGACGCTGGGGAACGTCATCTCCGCTCTTG CCGACATGGCGCAGGACGCCGCCAACACCAACCTGAAGAAGAAGTCGGTCTTCGTTCCCTACAGGGACTCGGTGCTGACGTGGCTGCTGAAGGACAGCCTGGGCGGGAACTCCAAGACCATCATGATCGCCA CCATTTCCCCCGCCGACGTAAACTACGGCGAGACGCTCAGCACCCTGCGCTACGCCAACCGAGCCAAGAACATCATCAACAAACCCACAGTCAACGAGGACGCCAACGTCAGGCTGATCCGGGAACTGCAGGCCGAGATCGCTCGACTGAAAGCTCTGCTGGTTCAGGGCAACCAG ATCGCTCTGCTGGACTCTCCCACCGCTCTGAGCATGGAGGAGAAGCTGCACCAGAACGAAGCCAGA GTTCTGGAGCTGACCAAGGAGTGGACCAACAAGTGGAATGAGACCCAGAACATCCTGAAG gAGGAGACGCTGGCACTGAGGAAGGAGGGCATCGGCGTGGTTCTGGACTCAGAGCTGCCCCACCTGATCGGCATCGATGACGACCTCCTGAGCACCGGCATCATCCTGTACCACCTGAAG GAGGGGCGGACGTTCGTGGGCCGGGAGGACGCGTCCACGGAGCAGGACATCG TTCTACACGGTCTGGACCTGGAGAGCGAACACTGCGTCTTTGAGAACCAAAGCGGAACGGTGGTTCTGGTTCCGCTCGGGGGAGCTCAGTGTTCGGTTAATGGAGTCCAAGTGACGGAACCGGTTCAGCTCAACCAAG GAGCGGTTATTTTGCTCGGCAGGACCAACATGTTTCGCTTCAACCACCCGAAGGAGGCGGCCAAACTGAGGGAGAAGCGTAAG AGCGGCCTGCTCTCCTCGCTCAGCCTGTCCATGACGGATCTGTCCAGGTCCTGTGAGAACCTGTCCACGGTGATGCTCTACAACCCGGG TCTCTTCGGTGCGAAGGCCCCCGTCTTCCTCAG GTTGGAGTTTGAGCGACAGCAgagggaggagctggagaagctGGAGGTGAAACG GAGGCTCATAAATGAGATGGAGGCCAAGCAGCAGAGTGAGAAGGCGGAGCTGGAGCGCCTCCAGCAGGAGGTGGAGAGTCAGCGCAAGGAGTCGGAGAAGGTCCAGCAGCGCATCCTCCGGCAGGAGGAGAGCCTCCGCCACCGCAGCCAGGACATCGAGAGCCGCCTGCAGGACTTCCTCGCCAAGAAGGAGCGCTTCGAGGAGGAGAAGCGCTCAGAGATTTGGAGCAGCAggaagctgcagcaggaggacgagtctgaggaggagcaggagaggagGCGCCAGCGCGAGGCCGCGGAGCAGAGGGACATCTACAGAGAGCTGGAGAGGCTGAATAAGGAGCGAGAGGAGCAGAGGCTCCGCCTCCACATGGAGCGGCGCCGTTTGGAGGAGCAGGAGCGGGAGCAGCTGAGCCTGGTGGGGaagctggaggagcagctgagggAGAAGCAGGAGGCGGCCTCCACGCTGCTGACGCGGGAGGATGCTCAGctcctggaggaggagcagcgcACGCTGGCCGACATCCGAGAAGCTCTGCTCCGAGCCAAGGAGGCGGCGGAGCGCACGGAGGACGCCGGCGAGGAGGCCAGGGCCGCCCAGACGCGCTACCGGGCCTTCAAGGAGGCGCAGATGAAGGAGCTGACCCAGAAGGAGGAGGGGCTCCAGCAGCAGAAGGAGCGCCTGGAGCAGGAGGTGGCTGCTGAGCGCACCTCCCTGCTGATGCTCTCCCAGAGCCTGAAGGAGCGACAGGACGCCTCCCCCGTCTGCcaggaggagcagctcctcAGGCAGGGCGAGCAGCGCCTCCACTTCAAGGAACGGCAGCTGGCCGACCTGGAGGAGAGCCTCCTCCCTGCTCTGGTGGAGGAGAAGCTGAGAGCCATGGAGgtgctgcagaggagcagcGATAACCACCGAAGTTCTCCTGGTCTGGACAACACGCTGTACCAGGTggagaaggagctggaggacaaGGAGGAGCGCCTGCACCTCCACTGGAGCAGCgcccagcagctgcagcagctgcaggagaccTACGAGTTCACCACCAACGTGGCGCGGCAGGAGGAGAAGGTCCGGAGGAAGGAGAAGGAGATCCTGGAGTCCAGGGAGAAACAGCAGCGGGAGGCCATGGAGCAGGCGGTGAGCCGGCTGGAGAGGAGGCACTCGGCTCTGAGGCGTAGCCTGTCGCTGGAGCCGGACCCTGAGGAGCCGAGGAGCTCCACGGCGGAGGAGGTGGACCAGCAGAG AGTGGAGCAGGAGATCCAAAAGCTGCGGCAGAGGATCAGCGAGGGCGACGCCCACGGCCGAACTCCTGAGGAGAAGACGGGCGGCTCGCCGGTCAGCCACATGCAGAGCCTGAACTCGCTGCTGCCCCTGTCGGACGACAG GATCAACGCCTACATCGAGGAGGAGGTGCAGCGGCGGCTGAGGAGGCTGAACCTCCTGAAGGGCAGCAGAGAGGGCCCCCCCTCCCCAGAGTCTCTGAAT gaggagcagcaggaggagcagcaggaggagcagcaggaggttaGCCTCCGTAGCTCCGTTAGATCCCAGCTGAAG AGGGATGAGAAGCTGCAGAGCCCGAACTCCTGGAGGCTGAAATCTGAG ACAGCCCATCAGACCTCCTGCCGGGCCTCCTGCCGGGCCTTCTCCCGGGCCTCCTGCCGGGCCTCCTGCCGGGCCTCCTCCCGGGCCTCCTGCCGGGCCTCCTCCCGGGCCTCCTGCCGGGCCTCCTGCCGGGCCTCCTGCCGGGCCTCCTCCCGGGCCTCCTGCCGGGGCTCCTCCCGGGCCTCCTGCCTGACTCCCCAGCGGTTGCAAACCAGCTGTTCTCCTGAAGTCCAGGAAAACATGTTGGTACAACCGGACCGTGGAGAACCCGCCGCTGAGGCAGGAAGTCTGCGGGGGGGGGAGGTTCCTCCAGGAAACATGGAGACCAACAGACCTGATGGGAGTGGAGAAGGGTGGAGAAGGTCTGCCTcttgtgaggaggaggagcttctgaaGGGAACCTCCTCTTGCTCTATGGAAACACTGGAGACCCGGAGGAACGAGGCACGGGAGGCGGAGTCGGAGTTCTTGGGTCCTGATGGCGTCTCCTCGGAGCAGGAGGTGAACCTTCAGACCAAACCGGAGAAAGAAGCAAAGAACTTCCTGAACCTGAGGAGCTCCGTTTGGACGTCCAGTAGCGAGCAAGAACCGCGCAGAGACCTGCCCGAGCTCCGGTCCAACCCGGACTCCGGACCAGGTTCCGGTCCAGGTCCGGGTTCCGGTTCCGGCGAACACAGAGGTGAAGAGGACGAGCCACCGACCTTCAGCAGCTTTGTTTGGGAATCCTTCTCCAGAGTCAGGAGCCGGTTCCTGTGGGGCGGAGCCGAATCTGGACCCACCGATCCGCCTCTGACCTCCGTCCTCCGTGTTCCaggcaaacaggaagtggacgcTGCAGAGGCGGCGCCGCGCAGCAGCGACTGCGTGGATTCGTTCTCTGGGCGACTGTCTTTGGCGTGCAGACACGCCGGCAGACGCCTGGAGGACGCACGCCGCGGGATCCTGGGCCTCGCCCAGATGAAGGCCGCCGTCACACAGTACCTGACCCGGGGGCACCCGCCCCGCCACGTCGCAGCAGAGCGGGGGGGCAGCGGCAGGGCCCCCGTGGTGGTGGGCTGGCCCGAGGGCGCGGCCTCATCCGTCTGGAACACGCCCCCTCAGGTGTTCTCCCAGGAGCTGGTCCAGTTTCCTGCGGCGCTGCGGCGGATCCAGACGCTCCCTCAGCAGCGCCTCCTGGAGGAGTTGGACTCCCTCACCCCTCCTCTGACAGTCGGGAGGCTCCTGAATGTGTTTTGGCTGCAGGTGGCCAACGCCgcacagccccgcccacagccGGCGTGCCTGCTGCTGACGGAACGCCACCTGACGGCGCTGTCAGCCAATGCCGGCGGCGCCATGGTCGTTCTGCATCACCTCCTCCTGCGGGACATCAAGGAGGTGCAGGTCAGTCTGGGGGGACAACATGTCCGCCTGTGCGGCGCCGCCCCGGATGCCGTCCTGGCCGTCTTCACCCACAGCAAAGGTCTGACCCAGGCGCTGTGCGGCGCCGTCCTGAAGGCCCGAGCCCCCGCCCACCTGAGAGAGGCGGAGCCTCACCCGTTACTGTCCGGAGACCTCATGCTCCTCTCCCTGGACTGGACTTCTCGGGTTCCTGACCTGCTCCTGGGTGACCTCTGCGTGACCTCCAGATTCAAGCGGGTCCTGGCCGACCTGCTCTACATCGTCCACGGGAACATGCGTGGCGCCGTCAGGCCGCCGCTGGCCGACATCCGTCCTCTGCTGTACACAAGCGTCCGCGTGGACGGCGccgtcctccagctcctcctcaccGACACGCACGTGTGCCTCCTGCAGGAGGACGGCGTCTTCCATCCGGCGCTGCGGGGGGCCAGCGTGGTGCTCCCTCAGCCTCAGTTCCAGGAGCTCCGCCTCCTGGAGCGCGAGAGCATCAGGTGTCTGTTTGTGAGGAGAAGCGACGTCTGCTTTGCTGTAGAAATGCTTTTTACAAACTCTCAGCTCCGCCCTTCAACGGGGAGGGCGGGGCAGAGGCGGGGCTCGGCAGAAGTGCCCCCCTCCCCCGGTTCTTCTGAGAGCTGGAGCCTCCTCTTCGGCTGCTCCTCTGAAGCTCAGCTGCTCATCAATCATCTGTGTCTCTGA